The genomic window ACGACGGGGATCGCGTGCGCGGTGGGCGCGACGCTTGCCAGGTCGAGCTGCTGGATGGTGTCGATGTGCGAGAGGATCGAGTTCAGGTCGCCCTGAAGACTGACGACCTCGTCGTCGGTAAGGGCGAGTCGGGCGAGCATCGCGACGTGGCGAACCTCGCTCTCGGAAAGCGACATGCTACGGTTCCTTTCGTGCGACGGGCGCTACGCGCGCGACCCGTAAGGCGGCGAGAAACAGACGCGTACCATCATACTCAACGCCGAGCCGTGCGGTTTCTCAGCGAACTGTCGCGAACGCCGCCGCGACGGCAG from Coriobacteriia bacterium includes these protein-coding regions:
- the gatC gene encoding Asp-tRNA(Asn)/Glu-tRNA(Gln) amidotransferase subunit GatC, which encodes MSLSESEVRHVAMLARLALTDDEVVSLQGDLNSILSHIDTIQQLDLASVAPTAHAIPVVNVTREDVVVPGLSREMALMNAPAEQDGAFLIPQITGGGDDA